CCTGCCCGGCTTCGTGCGGGCAGACAAATCAACTGCCGAACATTGACAACCGCATTTCGAAATCAGTCGAAATCTTCCCTTCGCCCGACTGCCTCCCTCCGATCCGCTACAAGTGCCCTTCGCTCCTCGACGACAGGACAGACAATGAAATCgttcgcttcttcttctcgggTCTGTTCAGCGCCGTATCCTCCTAGCTCGTAAGCAGGCCATCCTTAAACCCCTTTCACGGAACATCTATCTTCATTCCGATTGCTGAGGTCGACCACGAATTGGACGAATAGTCGAATGACTGACTTTGCCACTTAACCTTGGGTCTGATAGTGAACACACGATCAGCCACGAAGAATACGAAGAGATCTCGGAAGAAGATATGGACAAGTTGCATGAGAATCTCGAGGTTCTTTGCGAGGCGTATGGACCGGATGATTGGGAAGTTGAATATAGCGTGAGTCAAAAGAGTCTGCTGTGTGCCCGACTGTGAGAATGATGAATATCTTTTTCATTTGATTCATCATCGATTTGCTGACGGAGCTTGATACTTTATATCTTGCTACCTCTTGCCCTACATCTTGCTACCAttccctccctcttcactcCTGTTCGTCGTCACTTCCACAGTCCGGCGTGATGACACTCACTCTACCGCCTCACGGAATCTACGTCATCAACAAACAACCTCCTAATCTCCAAATATGGATGTCATCACCCTTGTCTGGCCCATCACGATTCGAGTACGTCGACGGCAAGTGGACACATCACAGGAAG
Above is a window of Kwoniella newhampshirensis strain CBS 13917 chromosome 9, whole genome shotgun sequence DNA encoding:
- a CDS encoding iron donor protein CyaY — its product is MKSFASSSRVCSAPYPPSSEHTISHEEYEEISEEDMDKLHENLEVLCEAYGPDDWEVEYSSGVMTLTLPPHGIYVINKQPPNLQIWMSSPLSGPSRFEYVDGKWTHHRKSEVTLGTLLEEELRVLLDRQGVERAAKEWEGTGLV